In Solanum stenotomum isolate F172 chromosome 6, ASM1918654v1, whole genome shotgun sequence, one DNA window encodes the following:
- the LOC125869269 gene encoding LOW QUALITY PROTEIN: TMV resistance protein N-like (The sequence of the model RefSeq protein was modified relative to this genomic sequence to represent the inferred CDS: inserted 2 bases in 2 codons): MASTSSFASNSHYYPRWKYVVFLSFSGEDTRKTFTSHLYEGLKNRGIFTFQDNIRLEHGNSIPEELWKAIEESQVALVIFSKNYARSRWCLNELVKIMKCKEGNGQTVIPVFYDVDPSHVRNQRESFAEAFAEHEFRYKDDFEGTQMVQGWRTALTAAANLRGYDIRDGIESENIHQIVDYISSKLCKSAYSLSSLQDIAGIEAHLEKLNSQLQIEINDVRIVGIWGIGGVGKTTIAKAIFDTLCYQFESACFLADVKESAKNNQLHSLQNTLLSELLRKKDDYVKNKYDGKCMIQSRLCSKKVLIVLDDIDHSDHLEYLAGDLGWFGDGSRVILTTRNRHLIEKDEAIXEVSTLPYHESMQLFNQYAFKKEVSDERFNKFSLELVNHAKGLPLALKVWGSLLHRKGLTQWRSTLDRIKKNSTSEIVEILKISYDGLEPEEQKIFLDMACFFRGHRKKRVMPILESYDVGAEYGLDVLIDKSLIFISNDDTIEMHDLIQDMGRYVVKMQKKSGEPSRVWDIEDFEDVMVNDMGTKAMEAIWLEDVQNLCFSREPMENMKRLRILYIYGFHTYDDSIEYLPNSLRWFVCCGYPWESLPENFEPKRLVHLDLRGSLLRHLWTELKQHLPSLRNLILNHSKRLMQTPDFTGMPNLEYLDLGCCSNLEEVHHSLGCCRKLIMLDLRDCKILKRFPYVNVESLGSLNLRFCYSLEKFPEILGTMKSELEIKVERSGIQELPSSIEYLTHITKLNLSDTKNLVALPSNIGKLKDLVKLDVSWCSKLESLPEEIGDLENLVKLDARRTRISRPPPSIVRLNKLKFLTFGKQKSEDGVFFVFPQVNRGLCSLEILDLSYCNLIDGGLPEDIGCLSSLKELYLDGNDFENLPKSIAQLSALRSLYLSNCTRLKELPGFTRMPHLETLNLPNCINLEEVHHSVGFLKKLLRLELTDCERLKRFPALCIDNLEYLDMRGCSNLEKFPEIFGSMNLELKSGIRYLYLIGLENLVALPSSICKLNGLVGLDVSWCSKLESLPEEIGDLENLEELDASYTLISRPPPSIVGLKELKFLSFAKQESQDGVYFVFPPVNEGFRSLEILDLSYCNFIHGRLPEDIGCLSSLKELKLMGNNLEYLPQSISQLGSLQSLDLSNCNRLTQLPEFPEQLDTIYADWSSDSICNSLFWNISSLQHDIYASDSSSLRVFTSGENILSWFHHQGTGRRVTVKLPENWYVRDNFLGFSVGYSGSLIETKAYLIPLCDDGISWMTRKLKLALPKWSTESNIHFFLVPFAGLWDTSKANGKTPNDYGLIRLCFSGEMKKFGFRLLYKDELEALLQMRENNDEPTEHXKSRHDSEHHYSVKNKGHISNIHRSSVFENPQQQVCSRKYRASFPP, encoded by the exons ATGGcatcaacttcttcttttgCGAGTAATTCACACTACTATCCTCGATGGAAGTACGTTGTATTTCTAAGTTTTAGTGGTGAAGATACTCGAAAAACATTTACGAGTCACTTGTACGAAGGTTtgaaaaatagaggaatattCACCTTTCAAGATAATATAAGGTTAGAACATGGCAATTCGATCCCAGAAGAACTCTGGAAAGCTATCGAAGAGTCACAAGTTGCCCtcgtcattttctcaaaaaattatgCTAGATCGAGGTGGTGCTTGAATGAACTAGTGAAGATCATGAAATGCAAGGAAGGAAATGGACAAACGGTTATACCGGTCTTCTATGATGTGGATCCATCACACGTTCGAAATCAAAGGGAGAGCTTTGCAGAAGCATTTGCCGAACATGAATTTAGGTATAAGGATGATTTTGAGGGAACTCAGATGGTGCAAGGATGGAGGACTGCCCTAACTGCTGCTGCAAATCTAAGAGGATATGATATCCGTGACgg gATTGAATCAGAGAATATTCATCAGATCGTCGATtacatttcttcaaaattatgCAAGAGTGCTTATTCTTTATCTTCTTTGCAAGATATTGCTGGAATAGAGGCTCATTTAGAGAAACTAAATTCCCAACTACAGATAGAAATCAATGATGTTCGGATTGTAGGAATTTGGGGAATAGGCGGAGTCGGTAAAACGACAATAGCAAAAGCCATCTTTGATACTCTATGTTATCAATTTGAATCTGCTTGTTTTCTTGCAGATGTTAAAGAAAGtgcaaaaaataatcaattacaTTCTTTACAAAATACACTTCTTTCTGAActgttaagaaaaaaagatgattaCGTCAAAAATAAGTATGATGGGAAGTGCATGATTCAAAGCAGACTTTGTTCTAAGAAGGTGCTAATTGTGCTTGATGACATAGATCATAGTGATCATTTGGAGTATTTAGCCGGTGATCTTGGCTGGTTTGGTGATGGGAGCAGAGTTATTCTAACAACTAGGAATAGACATTTGATAGAGAAGGATGAAGCAA ATGAGGTGTCTACCCTACCTTATCATGAATCTATGCAATTGTTCAATCAATACgcttttaaaaaagaagtttcAGATGAGCGTTTCAACAAGTTCTCGTTGGAGCTAGTAAATCATGCTAAAGGCCTTCCTTTAGCCCTCAAGGTGTGGGGTTCCTTGTTGCATAGAAAAGGCCTAACTCAGTGGAGAAGCACTTTAGACCGAATAAAGAAAAATTCTACTTCAGAAATTGTTGaaatacttaaaataagttatgatGGGTTGGAACCCGAAGAGCAAAAGATATTTCTAGATATGGCATGTTTCTTCCGAGGACATAGAAAAAAAAGAGTCATGCCAATCCTTGAGAGTTATGATGTTGGAGCTGAATATGGATTGGATGTCCTAATTGATAAATCTCTTATTTTCATCTCCAATGATGATACGATTGAAATGCATGACTTGATTCAAGATATGGGTAGATATGTcgtgaaaatgcaaaaaaaatcaGGAGAACCTAGCAGAGTATGGGACATTGAAGATTTCGAAGACGTGATGGTTAACGATATG GGGACGAAGGCAATGGAAGCAATCTGGCTAGAAGATGTTCAAAATCTTTGCTTTAGCAGAGAACCCATGGAAAATATGAAAAGGCTTAGAATATTATACATCTATGGTTTTCATACATATGATGACTCTATTGAGTACCTGCCTAACAGCTTGCGTTGGTTTGTCTGTTGTGGGTATCCTTGGGAATCTTTGCCAGAAAATTTTGAACCCAAAAGGCTTGTTCATCTTGATCTCCGGGGGAGTTTGCTGCGTCATTTATGGACAGAATTAAAG CAGCATTTGCCATCTCTGCGAAATCTAATTCTTAACCACTCCAAAAGGCTGATGCAAACACCAGATTTCACGGGAATGCCAAATTTGGAGTATTTGGATTTGGGATGTTGCAGTAATCTTGAAGAGGTCCACCATTCCCTTGGATGTTGCAGAAAACTTATTATGTTAGATTTGAGAGATTGTAAAATCCTTAAGAGGTTTCCATATGTTAACGTGGAATCTCTTGGATCTCTGAATCTACGATTTTGCTATAGTTTAGAGAAGTTTCCAGAAATCCTCGGAACAATGAAGTCGGAGTTAGAGATTAAGGTTGAACGCTCTGGGATACAGGAACTACCATCATCCATTGAGTACCTAACTCATATTACCAAGCTAAATTTGAGTGATACGAAAAACCTTGTAGCTCTTCCAAGTAACATTGGTAAGTTGAAAGATCTGGTGAAACTAGATGTGTCGTGGTGCTCAAAACTTGAAAGCTTGCCAGAAGAGATAGGTGATCTAGAAAACTTGGTGAAGCTTGATGCCAGACGTACTCGAATTTCACGACCTCCACCTTCCATCGTCCGCTTGAACAAGCTTAAATTCTTgacttttggaaaacaaaaATCAGAAGATGGAGTGTTCTTTGTGTTCCCTCAGGTGAATAGAGGGTTATGCTCACTGGAAATTCTTGATCTCAGTTACTGCAATCTAATTGATGGAGGACTTCCGGAAGACATTGGATGCTTATCCTCTTTGAAAGAGTTGTATCTCGATGGAAATGATTTTGAGAATTTGCCTAAAAGTATAGCCCAACTTAGTGCGCTTCGATCCTTGTACTTATCAAATTGCACAAGGCTTAAAGAGTTGCCAGGTTTCACGAGGATGCCACACTTGGAGACTTTGAATCTGCCAAATTGTATAAATCTTGAAGAGGTTCATCATTCCGTGGGATTTCTTAAAAAACTCTTGAGATTAGAATTGACTGATTGCGAACGGCTTAAGAGATTTCCCGCTCTGTGCATCGATAACCTTGAATATCTTGATATGAGGGGGTGCTCTAATTTAGAAAAATTTCCAGAAATCTTTGGAAGCATGAATTTAGAGTTAAAGAGTGGAATAAGGTACCTATATTTGATAGGCTTAGAAAATCTTGTAGCTCTTCCAAGCAGCATTTGTAAGTTGAATGGTTTGGTAGGTTTAGATGTGTCGTGGTGCTCAAAACTTGAAAGCTTGCCAGAAGAGATAGGTGATTTAGAAAACTTGGAGGAGCTTGATGCCAGCTATACTCTAATCTCACGGCCTCCGCCTTCCATTGTCGGGTTGAAAGAGCTCAAATTCTTGAGTTTTGCAAAACAAGAATCACAAGATGGAGTGTACTTTGTTTTCCCTCCGGTGAATGAAGGGTTTCGCTCATTGGAAATTCTAGATCTTAGTTACTGCAATTTCATACATGGAAGACTTCCGGAAGACATTGGATGTTTGTCCTCTTTGAAAGAGTTGAAGCTCATGGGAAATAATTTGGAGTATTTGCCTCAAAGCATATCTCAACTTGGTTCTCTTCAATCCTTGGACTTATCAAATTGCAACAGGCTTACACAACTGCCAGAATTTCCAGAGCAATTAGATACAATATATGCGGATTGGAGCAGTGATTCGATCTGTAATTCGTTGTTTTGGAATATCTCATCATTACAGCATGACATTTATGCTTCAGATTCCTCGTCACTAAGAGTATTTACCTCTGGAGAGAATATCCTAAGTTGGTTTCACCATCAGGGAACTGGTAGAAGAGTTACAGTCAAGTTGCCTGAAAATTGGTACGTACGTGATAACTTCTTGGGATTTTCTGTAGGTTACTCTGGCAGCTTAATTGAAACCAAAGCATACTTGATTCCCTTATGTGATGATGGGATATCATGGATGACCCGGAAACTAAAATTAGCCCTTCCAAAATGGAGTACAGAATctaatattcattttttcttgGTACCTTTTGCTGGCTTATGGGATACATCTAAGGCAAATGGAAAAACACCGAATGACTATGGGCTTATTAGGTTATGTTTTTCTGGTGAAATGAAAAAGTTTGGATTTCGTTTGTTGTATAAGGATGAGCTTGAGGCTTTGTTACAAATGAGGGAAAACAATGATGAACCAACAGAAC GAAAGAGCAGACATGATAGTGAACACCATTACTCCGTAAAAAACAAAGGTCACATTTCTAATATTCATCGGAGCTCTGTCTTTGAGAATCCACAACAACAAGTATGTTCACGTAAATATAG AGCTAGTTTTCCTCCATGA